A genomic window from Sphingobacterium sp. BN32 includes:
- a CDS encoding virulence factor SrfB, with translation MKRISLIANSHIQYYKYEIEIDLSFGKVNKLYYHQPFDNNALSFILDPLYKVVESGDERFYRTEELLDKDFLVNNRLKDDVDLDSCAVINDVYEETNLKRALRNFSNKWIPLPYFKDNSINKDLMYPTDWVRAFITCDDSYTVSKIALAIDTTLARNESDKTSPMLSLNPDENIFKLHSKEVNIARSFYAGSSNDSWVDKYLADSYYGEQDERRYEQPVKEYLASYILLVKWLASHPNFPELQLFTDDFRKKTVDLVIDIGNSATCALLFETKDDDNFEFDSVKKLIIQDYSNPHVSYDQSFPMHVVFSESKFGNINKDSYHNNKFIIPSLVRIGYEAEQLINQSIVNLDLGYELKTFNSSPKRYLWDDRIAEREWEFHPTIYDKQVKKVYLNGISEQLNSDGTLLKNDGFFGSKSLFSKSSLMKFVFLELLIHAHVQINSYGFREEHGEMTVPRSIRRITISCPTAMIQHEQIALRQAAEEACQLLVNYQKYYFDIDNFQNWFDTPEIIPATKDISKKISQLEDRKDWIYDEATCSQLVFIYSLLAKKLRGNSYVIEHFLFKNKDKIRIGSIDIGAGTTDLMINEYELNEEYTIQNFKPQPLFWDSFKMAGDDLVKELIQKIIIKGTADGNLKSQFMGLLENHGLTMGIANIRDRLNGFFGENTNNTGYLAKMMRKAFIHQVALPIIYRCLALANTEEDVSFSTQDLLGENFKNVELQQYFENYFGFSFLDVQWCFSPSVINAIVTDVFDSLIRQISVVLNQYDCDYVVLSGKPASLKSFEDLFRKYLSCSQSNVVNLNNYWVGKWYPFADNSGVINDPKTIVSVGAIIALMAGKLKKIQDFKLDTEQLKQSLISTADYIVKKNFNTKEAILSPLLNEHEFLVKQWPYHLGYTQYLAQNYPYSSLYKLEINLLEIERSVRQKHAGRDEGWIQQQTNLERNAILQQMPIRVRIGREIEDSKEEIKILQVEDVEGNSKPNKYFLLSYQTLEQELGYWLDTCEFVL, from the coding sequence ATGAAAAGAATTTCTTTGATAGCAAATTCTCATATTCAATATTATAAATATGAGATCGAGATTGATTTGTCTTTTGGTAAAGTAAATAAGCTGTATTATCATCAACCTTTCGATAATAATGCATTGAGTTTTATTTTAGATCCCCTTTATAAGGTTGTTGAGTCTGGTGATGAGCGTTTTTATCGTACTGAGGAGTTGCTGGATAAAGATTTCCTTGTAAATAATCGACTGAAAGATGATGTGGATTTAGACAGTTGTGCAGTTATAAATGATGTTTATGAGGAGACTAATTTGAAAAGGGCTTTGCGCAATTTTTCCAATAAGTGGATACCGCTTCCCTATTTCAAAGACAACTCTATCAATAAAGATTTGATGTATCCTACAGATTGGGTTCGTGCATTTATTACCTGTGACGATTCCTATACTGTCTCGAAAATTGCTTTGGCCATCGATACGACTTTGGCAAGAAATGAAAGCGATAAAACGAGTCCCATGTTAAGTTTGAATCCCGATGAAAATATATTCAAGCTACATTCAAAAGAGGTAAATATTGCACGTAGTTTTTACGCGGGCAGTAGCAACGATAGTTGGGTTGATAAATACTTGGCAGACTCCTATTACGGCGAGCAAGATGAACGCCGTTATGAGCAGCCAGTAAAGGAATATTTAGCAAGCTATATATTATTAGTCAAGTGGTTGGCATCACATCCTAATTTTCCAGAGCTTCAATTGTTTACCGATGATTTTCGGAAGAAAACAGTAGACTTGGTCATAGATATAGGAAATTCTGCTACCTGTGCGCTTTTGTTTGAAACAAAAGATGATGACAATTTTGAGTTTGATAGTGTTAAAAAACTCATTATCCAAGATTATTCAAACCCCCACGTTTCATATGATCAATCGTTTCCTATGCATGTGGTCTTTTCAGAATCAAAATTTGGAAACATCAATAAGGACTCTTACCACAATAACAAGTTCATCATTCCTAGTTTGGTTAGAATAGGCTATGAGGCGGAACAACTGATAAACCAGTCTATTGTGAATTTGGATTTAGGTTATGAACTAAAAACTTTTAATTCGAGTCCAAAGCGTTATTTATGGGACGATCGTATTGCTGAAAGGGAATGGGAGTTTCATCCGACGATCTACGATAAACAAGTTAAAAAAGTCTACCTGAATGGGATTTCAGAACAGCTGAATAGCGATGGTACCTTATTGAAAAATGATGGTTTCTTTGGTTCTAAGTCACTTTTTTCAAAATCATCATTGATGAAGTTTGTGTTTTTGGAACTATTGATACATGCACATGTCCAAATCAATTCTTATGGATTCCGAGAGGAACATGGGGAAATGACTGTTCCAAGAAGCATTCGTCGTATCACTATTTCTTGTCCTACGGCGATGATTCAACATGAGCAAATCGCTTTACGACAAGCTGCCGAAGAAGCCTGCCAGTTATTGGTAAATTATCAAAAATATTATTTCGATATCGACAACTTCCAGAACTGGTTTGATACCCCCGAAATTATTCCAGCCACTAAAGACATCTCAAAAAAAATCAGTCAACTAGAAGATAGAAAAGATTGGATTTACGATGAAGCTACCTGTAGTCAACTAGTTTTTATCTATAGTCTTCTGGCGAAAAAGCTTAGAGGTAACAGCTATGTTATCGAACATTTCTTGTTCAAGAACAAGGATAAAATACGAATTGGATCGATAGATATCGGTGCGGGTACTACAGATTTGATGATTAACGAGTATGAACTAAATGAAGAATACACCATTCAGAACTTTAAACCACAACCCTTGTTCTGGGATAGTTTTAAGATGGCTGGAGATGATTTGGTAAAAGAATTGATTCAAAAAATTATCATTAAGGGAACTGCTGATGGTAATCTAAAAAGTCAGTTCATGGGATTATTAGAAAACCATGGACTAACAATGGGAATTGCAAATATTAGAGATAGACTCAATGGATTTTTTGGTGAAAACACAAATAATACTGGTTATTTAGCGAAGATGATGCGTAAAGCTTTTATTCATCAAGTTGCTCTACCCATTATCTACCGATGTTTAGCTCTCGCAAATACAGAGGAAGATGTAAGCTTTAGCACTCAAGATCTATTAGGCGAAAATTTTAAAAATGTAGAGCTTCAACAATATTTCGAAAACTATTTTGGTTTTAGTTTTTTAGATGTTCAATGGTGCTTTTCGCCATCGGTAATCAACGCTATCGTAACTGATGTATTTGATAGCTTAATTCGACAGATTTCGGTTGTGTTAAATCAGTATGATTGTGATTATGTTGTATTATCCGGTAAACCAGCTTCCTTAAAAAGTTTTGAGGATTTATTTAGAAAGTACCTTTCCTGTTCGCAAAGTAATGTTGTCAACCTCAATAATTATTGGGTTGGTAAATGGTATCCTTTTGCTGATAACTCCGGTGTTATCAATGACCCTAAGACTATTGTAAGTGTCGGAGCTATCATTGCTTTAATGGCGGGCAAATTGAAGAAGATTCAAGACTTTAAGTTAGACACCGAACAATTAAAACAATCGCTCATTTCTACAGCAGATTACATAGTTAAGAAGAACTTCAATACGAAGGAGGCTATATTAAGTCCACTACTGAATGAACACGAGTTCTTAGTGAAGCAATGGCCTTATCATTTGGGATACACGCAATATCTGGCTCAAAATTACCCGTATTCGTCATTGTATAAATTGGAGATAAACTTACTCGAGATTGAACGTAGCGTCAGACAAAAACACGCTGGGCGGGATGAGGGTTGGATTCAACAACAAACTAATTTGGAAAGAAATGCTATCCTTCAACAAATGCCGATCCGAGTCCGGATTGGTCGGGAAATAGAGGATAGTAAGGAAGAAATTAAGATTTTGCAGGTAGAGGATGTTGAGGGTAATAGCAAACCTAATAAGTATTTTTTACTTAGCTATCAAACTTTAGAACAGGAATTGGGCTATTGGTTGGATACCTGTGAGTTTGTTTTATAA
- a CDS encoding virulence factor SrfC family protein, with protein sequence MKNYSANDLIAIKSSISEKTSIIQQMIAWVEQNLQFEDRSTTLLSLKNSLNVIGKINKGIDSKPVMAVFGASQVGKSYLIKNLLSEHGQPFLISDGRNHYDFLKDINPPGTGAESTGVVTRFTIDQTIKFEGFPIKVILLSAKDVLSIVLDSFFLDLKRITAFIGKKELEQHLKKLEERSGEPVQGFLTEFDVLEIKEYFQQHLSKHTILFEGLYELRFFERIGHVITSYHPSEWNDLFSVLWNRDEHLSTLFKSLIQQLENIKFATKGYLAFDNVLRGHGEILDVKRLQELSFCEKRTLLKLEDGSLIDINISFLTAIIAELVFTIPKELSDTKAFLKYSDLLDFPGARSRMALDQQDISEKNIDAMLLRGKVSYLFNKYSDDFNINNLLFCTNDKQLEVNEISTLLSDWIGNNIGKDVQERSKSLKQSEVPPLFVIFTFFNNQLKFDSTNDFEFQLSPDKLAYKWHTRFERFFENEIVTQTRDWHTDWTYNTVNFNNFYLLRDYKYSEDSFAGFEEFGEEKAVNPDRKEFLNSLKDSFSDFGFVKKHFKDPLAIWEASASLNQDGSQRIIDNLSLVSNNKTKINHYLQRLDTIIKEISGLLTKYVQSDDVAALRANNNVQVSGFQFSFNQVLAKDLSAFNVFLKHLSIDSLKIYHLLNDHMVTNVRENDAVDPQSTAASIFRSQYAELGSASSKEDVIRILKMKLWLPTDDAVIHFLNSNNIKLEDLFVSQKTETKAEYYTRLVLDYWLEQILNLERFNFFYELGLTKGNVQFLIDHLKLILDKRKISAKLINILNDVVSQIQLNHGHEVFLSETFSLIINDLVFGFDLSYFSDEEQNEAEGMRSHLTFYQHIKDISSPTIAKLFDNTSLDIRSITLEKYNKWIEFFRISLGINAGSINYDEEANQELSSLIHQFSSFQLK encoded by the coding sequence ATGAAAAATTATTCAGCGAATGATTTAATTGCTATTAAGTCATCAATATCCGAAAAGACAAGCATTATTCAACAGATGATCGCTTGGGTAGAACAGAACTTGCAATTTGAAGACCGCTCAACAACCTTATTGTCTTTGAAAAATAGTTTAAATGTTATTGGTAAAATCAATAAAGGTATTGATAGTAAGCCTGTTATGGCGGTGTTTGGAGCTAGCCAAGTCGGTAAATCATATCTTATTAAAAACTTGCTCAGTGAGCATGGTCAACCTTTTCTCATTTCAGATGGCCGGAATCACTATGACTTTTTAAAGGATATCAATCCTCCAGGAACTGGAGCTGAAAGCACCGGTGTTGTGACCCGTTTTACAATAGATCAAACTATCAAATTTGAAGGATTCCCTATAAAAGTAATATTACTTTCCGCAAAGGATGTTTTAAGCATCGTACTGGATTCATTTTTTTTAGATCTGAAACGTATAACTGCGTTTATCGGGAAGAAGGAGCTGGAGCAGCATCTGAAAAAATTAGAGGAACGATCTGGTGAACCGGTTCAGGGTTTTCTAACCGAATTTGATGTATTGGAAATCAAAGAATATTTCCAACAACACCTGTCAAAGCATACCATTCTTTTTGAAGGCCTATACGAGTTGAGATTTTTTGAGAGGATTGGCCATGTTATCACATCTTATCATCCTTCGGAATGGAACGACTTGTTTAGTGTATTATGGAATCGTGACGAACATCTTTCTACATTATTCAAATCGCTTATTCAACAGCTTGAGAATATAAAATTCGCAACAAAAGGATATTTAGCTTTTGATAATGTCCTTAGAGGTCACGGCGAGATTTTGGATGTTAAACGCTTGCAAGAGTTATCATTTTGTGAAAAAAGAACATTACTTAAGTTAGAAGATGGTAGTCTTATAGACATTAATATTTCATTTTTAACAGCAATAATTGCGGAGTTGGTATTTACAATTCCCAAAGAGTTATCCGATACCAAGGCTTTCTTAAAGTATTCCGATTTATTAGATTTCCCTGGCGCTCGCAGTCGTATGGCGTTAGACCAACAAGATATATCAGAAAAAAATATAGACGCTATGCTTTTGCGTGGGAAAGTGTCCTATTTATTTAATAAGTATTCTGATGATTTTAATATTAATAATCTCTTATTCTGTACGAATGATAAACAGTTGGAAGTAAATGAAATATCAACTTTATTATCGGACTGGATCGGCAACAATATAGGAAAAGATGTGCAAGAGCGCAGTAAATCACTAAAGCAAAGTGAAGTACCACCTTTATTCGTAATCTTTACATTTTTCAATAATCAATTGAAATTTGACTCTACAAATGATTTCGAATTTCAGTTGTCTCCGGATAAATTAGCCTATAAATGGCATACTCGGTTTGAACGTTTTTTCGAGAATGAAATAGTTACTCAAACACGAGATTGGCATACAGACTGGACTTACAATACGGTAAATTTCAATAATTTTTACCTTTTACGCGATTATAAATATTCGGAAGATAGTTTTGCTGGTTTTGAAGAATTCGGGGAGGAAAAAGCTGTCAACCCCGATCGGAAAGAGTTTCTAAATTCTTTAAAAGATTCTTTTTCGGACTTCGGCTTCGTAAAAAAGCATTTCAAGGATCCGCTCGCTATTTGGGAAGCTTCTGCAAGTTTAAATCAGGATGGGTCGCAACGAATAATTGATAACCTATCTCTTGTGTCTAATAATAAGACTAAAATCAATCATTACTTACAAAGGCTTGATACTATTATTAAGGAGATAAGCGGTTTATTGACCAAATATGTGCAAAGTGATGATGTTGCAGCCCTGCGGGCAAATAATAATGTGCAGGTAAGTGGTTTTCAATTTTCTTTTAATCAGGTCTTAGCAAAGGATTTAAGTGCTTTCAACGTTTTTTTGAAACATCTTTCCATTGATTCTCTAAAAATCTATCATCTTCTTAATGATCATATGGTGACCAATGTGAGAGAGAATGATGCGGTGGATCCCCAATCGACAGCAGCCAGTATTTTTCGAAGTCAATATGCAGAATTGGGAAGCGCAAGCAGTAAAGAGGATGTTATCAGAATTTTAAAAATGAAGCTATGGCTGCCAACAGATGATGCTGTTATTCATTTTTTGAATTCTAATAATATCAAACTGGAAGATTTGTTCGTGTCGCAAAAGACAGAAACAAAGGCTGAATATTACACTAGACTTGTCTTGGATTACTGGTTAGAACAAATATTAAATCTTGAGCGCTTTAATTTTTTTTACGAGCTAGGTCTTACGAAAGGAAATGTTCAGTTTTTAATTGACCACTTGAAATTAATTCTTGACAAGAGAAAAATTAGCGCTAAGCTGATCAATATTTTAAATGATGTGGTGTCTCAAATTCAATTAAATCATGGTCATGAAGTTTTTCTTTCTGAGACATTTTCATTGATCATTAATGATTTAGTCTTTGGTTTCGATTTAAGTTACTTCTCCGATGAAGAGCAAAATGAAGCGGAAGGGATGCGAAGCCATCTGACATTTTATCAACACATAAAGGATATTTCGAGTCCTACAATTGCTAAACTTTTTGATAATACCAGTCTGGATATTCGTTCGATTACTTTAGAGAAATATAATAAATGGATAGAATTTTTTAGAATTTCTTTAGGCATCAATGCTGGATCGATTAATTATGACGAAGAGGCAAATCAAGAATTATCTAGTTTAATTCACCAGTTTTCTTCATTTCAACTTAAATAG
- a CDS encoding DUF805 domain-containing protein, producing the protein MKTYYYVKDSQRMGPYSYSQLEAEGITPDTLVWFEGLSSWQFAKDISELDEIFEPRITEPSVESLPALPLVNVKEEDVIKEAVKNKDSHTAPDASEESTTELVTTRQGMFSNPFGIKGRIRRTEYWLSMFIFYIYVIVVGAMTGGIEDHASGDEALFMVLLSIPAYWFIIVQAAKRCHDRGNSGWFQIIPFYGLWMAFAEGDFNYNQYGPNPKR; encoded by the coding sequence ATGAAAACATATTATTACGTAAAGGATTCTCAGCGTATGGGACCTTATTCTTACAGTCAATTGGAGGCAGAAGGAATTACACCTGATACGCTTGTCTGGTTTGAAGGTCTTTCTTCATGGCAATTTGCGAAAGATATATCCGAATTAGATGAAATTTTCGAACCCAGGATCACCGAACCGTCTGTAGAATCTCTACCCGCGCTTCCTTTAGTTAACGTAAAGGAAGAAGATGTAATAAAAGAAGCGGTGAAGAATAAGGATAGCCATACGGCACCTGACGCTTCGGAGGAATCGACGACTGAATTGGTCACTACAAGACAAGGAATGTTTTCAAATCCGTTTGGCATTAAGGGCCGCATTCGCCGAACTGAATATTGGCTTTCTATGTTTATTTTCTATATATACGTCATAGTTGTTGGCGCAATGACGGGAGGGATTGAGGATCATGCAAGTGGAGATGAGGCTCTGTTCATGGTTCTGTTAAGTATTCCGGCTTATTGGTTTATAATTGTACAAGCTGCAAAACGCTGTCATGATCGGGGGAATTCAGGATGGTTTCAAATTATTCCGTTTTATGGTCTTTGGATGGCGTTTGCAGAAGGAGATTTTAACTATAATCAGTACGGTCCTAATCCAAAACGTTAA
- a CDS encoding S8/S53 family peptidase, with product MNNKYPVYYYLLLILALVLSILFWWVILHNDVNRGVFSSDTGQSNVSVGSIKLDPEFRSLPIEPDEVIVDDESKRRIVSNLINIAVKDTSPRLESLINDFVTAYDTSIYKFKFLDSTINYVQIQVPTPEREHFKKEVKAKLANLPLLVWDEYLFSTSSTIKNTAINWQFAAIEIPNQARHSLGNDIVIAVIDNGFDLEHPSLKHKAIKPFNSVDFSTNVGYAAVNHGTHVASLALGAANNNTESEGVCPSCKLMPIKAEDTNGYIASSYIIRGILYAIKQQADIVNISLGLSMADLSQLPETFQNQFIQHEGKDEEQFWSEMFTYAEKNRTICVLAAGNSNILTGFDPFQRSPKTIKVGAIDDANRKASFSNYGSYTTIYAPGVRLMGAKPDNQEELMTGTSMAAPLVAGYLGLLKSKFPQADNQEVINLLLKNTVQFNHLNILKNQII from the coding sequence ATGAATAATAAATATCCCGTCTATTATTATCTGCTTTTAATACTGGCACTAGTGCTGTCAATCCTCTTTTGGTGGGTCATTTTACATAATGATGTTAATCGCGGTGTTTTTTCGTCAGATACTGGACAATCTAATGTTAGCGTTGGTTCGATTAAGTTAGATCCTGAATTTAGGAGTTTGCCCATAGAGCCCGATGAAGTAATTGTTGATGATGAGAGCAAGCGGAGGATTGTTTCAAATTTAATAAATATTGCGGTTAAAGATACCTCACCCCGATTAGAATCGCTAATTAACGATTTTGTGACGGCATATGATACGTCGATATATAAATTTAAATTCTTGGATTCAACTATAAACTATGTTCAAATTCAAGTTCCGACTCCTGAAAGAGAACACTTTAAAAAAGAGGTAAAAGCGAAGCTTGCCAATCTCCCGTTATTGGTTTGGGATGAATATTTATTCAGCACATCGAGTACGATAAAAAACACGGCTATTAATTGGCAGTTTGCAGCAATCGAAATTCCCAATCAGGCGCGTCATTCTTTAGGTAATGACATCGTTATAGCAGTTATTGATAATGGATTTGACCTAGAACACCCAAGCTTGAAGCACAAAGCAATCAAACCTTTTAATAGCGTTGATTTCTCTACGAACGTCGGATATGCCGCTGTAAATCATGGTACGCATGTGGCTTCTCTTGCACTAGGTGCCGCAAATAACAATACCGAGAGTGAGGGGGTTTGCCCCTCATGTAAGCTAATGCCAATAAAGGCTGAGGACACAAATGGATATATTGCATCTTCTTACATTATCCGCGGTATTTTATACGCAATCAAGCAACAGGCTGACATTGTTAACATTTCTTTGGGATTGTCTATGGCGGACCTTTCGCAACTACCCGAAACGTTCCAAAATCAATTTATACAGCATGAAGGAAAGGATGAGGAGCAATTTTGGTCTGAGATGTTTACCTATGCGGAAAAAAACAGGACCATATGTGTTCTAGCAGCAGGTAACAGCAATATCTTGACGGGATTTGATCCCTTTCAACGATCGCCAAAGACAATCAAAGTCGGTGCAATAGATGATGCTAATCGTAAAGCTTCATTTTCAAATTATGGTAGTTACACAACAATTTATGCGCCGGGAGTCCGTCTCATGGGAGCAAAGCCAGATAATCAAGAAGAACTTATGACGGGGACTAGTATGGCTGCACCTTTGGTTGCGGGGTATTTAGGCTTACTCAAATCAAAGTTTCCACAAGCAGATAATCAGGAAGTTATCAACCTCCTTTTGAAAAACACTGTCCAATTCAATCATTTAAATATTTTAAAAAACCAAATAATATAA